One Streptomyces mobaraensis NBRC 13819 = DSM 40847 DNA segment encodes these proteins:
- a CDS encoding styrene monooxygenase/indole monooxygenase family protein: protein MSRIAIVGAGQAGLHLALGLLGTGSGSSRHEVLLVSDGTPDEIRAGRVRSTQQMFGPARALERAAGLNLWDAEAPWITGARLTTAEPPGTVLRAFGGTLDEPAQSVDLRLKTARWLELFEERGGRVEYRSLSAADLPDLAAAHDLTLLASGRGGLGSVLGRDAGHSPHDRPRRALAVVYLHGVAPHPEEPGRLRMTTVPGVGELFALPALTLSGPCTILMWEALPGGPFDRWRDSPGPAELLARSLELMREYVPWEYELCADAEPTDAGAALTGAVTPVVRHPVAEVAPGAYVLGMADAVVLNDPLAGQGCNSAAHCADRYLRAIEDRGDRPFDHAWMYGAFASWWEHARHAVAFGNLVLDPFPDHVRRVVHAAAEHPEVAHRYVNGFADPAGYRDWLLDADRADAYLAAVLGRPARD, encoded by the coding sequence ATGAGCCGGATCGCGATCGTCGGGGCGGGTCAGGCCGGACTGCATCTGGCGCTGGGGCTGCTGGGGACGGGGAGCGGCTCTTCCCGTCACGAGGTGCTGCTCGTGTCCGACGGGACGCCGGACGAGATCCGCGCCGGGCGGGTGCGGTCGACGCAGCAGATGTTCGGCCCGGCCCGGGCCCTGGAGCGGGCGGCCGGACTGAATCTGTGGGACGCCGAGGCGCCCTGGATCACCGGCGCCCGACTGACCACCGCCGAGCCCCCGGGCACGGTCCTCCGGGCGTTCGGCGGGACGCTGGACGAGCCCGCGCAGTCGGTGGACCTGCGGCTGAAGACCGCCCGCTGGCTGGAGCTGTTCGAGGAGCGCGGCGGGCGGGTCGAGTACCGCTCGCTGTCCGCCGCCGACCTCCCGGACCTCGCCGCCGCCCACGACCTGACCCTGCTCGCCTCCGGCCGCGGCGGGCTCGGGTCCGTCCTCGGCCGCGACGCCGGGCACAGCCCCCACGACCGGCCGCGGCGCGCCCTCGCCGTCGTCTACCTGCACGGCGTCGCCCCGCACCCGGAGGAGCCGGGCCGGCTGCGGATGACGACCGTGCCGGGCGTCGGCGAGCTGTTCGCGCTCCCGGCCCTCACCCTCTCGGGACCCTGCACGATCCTGATGTGGGAGGCACTGCCGGGCGGCCCGTTCGACCGCTGGCGGGACTCCCCCGGCCCGGCGGAGCTCCTCGCCCGTTCGCTGGAGCTGATGCGCGAATACGTCCCGTGGGAGTACGAACTGTGCGCCGACGCCGAACCGACGGACGCGGGCGCCGCGCTGACCGGCGCGGTCACCCCCGTCGTCCGGCACCCGGTGGCGGAGGTGGCGCCCGGGGCGTACGTACTGGGCATGGCGGACGCCGTGGTGCTCAACGACCCACTGGCGGGGCAGGGTTGCAACAGCGCCGCGCACTGCGCCGACCGGTACCTGCGGGCGATCGAAGACCGCGGCGACCGGCCGTTCGACCACGCCTGGATGTACGGGGCGTTCGCCTCCTGGTGGGAGCACGCGCGGCACGCCGTCGCGTTCGGCAACCTGGTGCTCGACCCGTTCCCGGACCACGTGCGGCGCGTCGTCCACGCGGCGGCGGAGCACCCGGAGGTCGCGCACCGCTACGTCAACGGCTTCGCCGACCCGGCCGGCTACCGCGACTGGCTGCTGGACGCCGACCGGGCGGACGCGTACCTGGCGGCGGTCCTGGGCCGGCCGGCCCGGGACTGA
- the crcB gene encoding fluoride efflux transporter CrcB — translation MSTTPAAPATARHRPGQGPVVAAVSLGGGLGAAARYGAGLLWPTPDGAFPWTTFLVNATGCALIGVLLVTIAERGSPHRLLRPFLGTGVLGGYTTFSTYAVDVRHLLADGRTATALLYLAATPLAALAAVWAASAATRRLARGGRR, via the coding sequence GTGAGCACGACACCGGCCGCCCCGGCCACCGCACGGCACCGCCCCGGCCAGGGGCCCGTCGTCGCCGCGGTCTCCCTCGGCGGCGGGCTGGGCGCGGCGGCCCGCTACGGGGCCGGCCTCCTGTGGCCGACGCCGGACGGCGCCTTCCCCTGGACGACGTTCCTGGTCAACGCGACCGGCTGCGCGCTGATCGGCGTCCTGCTGGTGACCATCGCCGAACGGGGTTCCCCGCACCGGCTGCTGCGCCCCTTCCTCGGCACCGGAGTGCTCGGCGGCTACACGACGTTCTCCACCTACGCCGTCGACGTCCGGCACCTCCTGGCGGACGGCCGGACGGCGACCGCGCTGCTCTACCTGGCCGCGACGCCGCTCGCCGCGCTCGCCGCGGTGTGGGCCGCGTCCGCCGCGACGCGCCGGCTGGCACGGGGAGGCCGACGGTGA
- a CDS encoding DUF190 domain-containing protein, with product MIPRGPALRLTVYLGESDTAHGRPLASELVHRAHRAGLAGASVFRGVEGYGASSRVHTARLLSLSEDLPVAVVIVDVPERVRAFLPVVDELLDEGSGGLVTLDEVEVHRG from the coding sequence GTGATCCCGCGCGGTCCGGCGCTCCGGCTGACGGTGTACCTCGGCGAGTCCGACACCGCGCACGGCCGGCCGCTCGCCTCCGAACTCGTCCACCGCGCCCACCGGGCCGGGCTGGCGGGCGCCAGCGTGTTCCGGGGCGTCGAGGGCTACGGCGCCTCGTCCCGCGTGCACACCGCGCGGCTGCTGTCGCTGAGCGAGGACCTGCCGGTGGCGGTGGTGATCGTGGACGTGCCGGAGCGGGTACGGGCGTTCCTGCCCGTCGTCGACGAGCTGCTGGACGAGGGGTCCGGCGGGCTCGTCACCCTGGACGAGGTCGAGGTCCACCGGGGGTGA
- the crcB gene encoding fluoride efflux transporter CrcB: MTWLFVVAGAMVGAPLRYLADRAVQARHDSVFPWGTFTVNVVGCLVLGVVTAVAPEDVRLGLGTGLCGALTTYSTFSYETLRLAEDGARGLAALNVLGSVAAGLGAAYAGVWLGGAV; encoded by the coding sequence GTGACCTGGCTGTTCGTCGTCGCCGGCGCCATGGTCGGCGCTCCGCTGCGCTACCTCGCCGACCGGGCCGTCCAGGCGCGGCACGACTCGGTGTTCCCCTGGGGGACGTTCACGGTCAACGTCGTCGGCTGCCTGGTGCTGGGGGTGGTGACCGCCGTCGCCCCGGAGGACGTCCGGCTGGGGCTGGGCACCGGGCTGTGCGGGGCGCTCACCACGTACTCGACGTTCTCGTACGAGACGCTGCGGCTGGCGGAGGACGGGGCGCGGGGGCTGGCGGCGCTCAACGTGCTGGGGAGCGTGGCGGCGGGGCTGGGCGCGGCGTACGCGGGGGTGTGGCTGGGCGGGGCCGTCTGA
- a CDS encoding LysR substrate-binding domain-containing protein, with translation MQLQQLRYFATVAEVRHFTRAAEALHVAQPSLSQQIRALERELGADLFHRARGNITLTDAGEALLPLARRILADTDTARREVQEVAQLRRGRVRLGAPPSLCASLVPDVLRAYHARYPGIELFIDEGGSRDLVRDLAAGALDLALIITPLGVGAPALTTTELLHEDLVVVSSPSAPPPVRRARIRIEDLRGLPMAMFRRGYDLREMTIAACRAAGFEPSFTVEGGEMDAVLGFVRAGLGVAVVPGMVAARSGLRVTPFEGDRMRRTVAVAHRKDTPPPRAARELWGVLLEHLGEAG, from the coding sequence GTGCAACTCCAGCAGCTCCGCTACTTCGCGACGGTCGCCGAAGTACGTCACTTCACCCGCGCCGCCGAGGCCCTCCACGTCGCCCAGCCGTCGCTCTCCCAGCAGATCCGGGCGCTCGAACGGGAGCTGGGCGCCGACCTGTTCCACCGGGCGCGCGGCAACATCACGCTGACCGACGCGGGCGAGGCGCTGCTGCCCCTCGCCCGGCGCATCCTCGCCGACACCGACACCGCGCGGCGCGAGGTCCAGGAGGTCGCCCAGCTGCGGCGCGGCCGGGTACGGCTCGGCGCGCCGCCGAGCCTGTGCGCCAGCCTGGTCCCGGACGTGCTGCGGGCCTACCACGCGCGCTACCCGGGGATCGAGCTGTTCATCGACGAGGGCGGCTCCCGCGACCTGGTCCGCGACCTGGCCGCCGGCGCCCTCGACCTGGCCCTGATCATCACCCCGCTGGGCGTCGGCGCCCCCGCCCTGACCACCACCGAACTGCTCCACGAGGACCTGGTCGTCGTCTCGTCCCCGTCCGCCCCGCCGCCGGTCCGCCGGGCCCGGATCCGGATCGAGGATCTGCGCGGGCTGCCGATGGCGATGTTCCGGCGGGGCTACGACCTGCGGGAGATGACCATCGCGGCCTGCCGGGCGGCCGGCTTCGAACCGTCGTTCACGGTGGAGGGTGGCGAGATGGACGCCGTCCTGGGCTTCGTCCGCGCCGGGCTGGGCGTCGCCGTCGTCCCCGGCATGGTCGCCGCCCGCTCGGGGCTGCGCGTCACCCCGTTCGAGGGCGACCGGATGCGGCGGACGGTCGCGGTGGCCCACCGCAAGGACACGCCCCCGCCGCGCGCGGCACGGGAGTTGTGGGGGGTACTGCTGGAGCACCTGGGGGAGGCGGGATGA
- a CDS encoding succinate dehydrogenase cytochrome b subunit: MALATRTERSPSPTEPPTGRSPSLLGLLWRSTVGKKAVMATTGLIMLAFLVGHMMGNLKVFFGPGEFNHYGHWIRTIGEPFLHRTWFLWLLRVVLTASVVLHGVAAYQLSRRDLAARPAKYERRRARASYATRTMRWGGVILGLFIVWHILDLTTLTVNPNAEEGHPYQNLVASFDRWYVSAFYIAAMLALGLHIRHGFWSAAQTLGANSPRRDRVFKALANGLAALLTLGFLAVPIGVLTGIVS; the protein is encoded by the coding sequence ATGGCACTGGCGACCCGGACGGAGCGATCCCCGTCCCCCACCGAGCCGCCCACCGGGCGTTCCCCGTCCCTCCTGGGCCTCCTGTGGCGCTCGACCGTCGGCAAGAAGGCGGTCATGGCGACCACCGGGCTGATCATGCTGGCGTTCCTGGTCGGCCACATGATGGGCAACCTCAAGGTCTTCTTCGGCCCCGGGGAGTTCAACCACTACGGGCACTGGATCCGCACCATCGGCGAGCCCTTCCTGCACCGCACCTGGTTCCTGTGGCTGCTCCGGGTGGTGCTCACGGCGTCCGTGGTGCTGCACGGCGTGGCCGCCTACCAGTTGAGCCGCCGGGACCTGGCCGCCCGCCCGGCGAAGTACGAGCGGAGGCGGGCCCGGGCGAGCTACGCCACCCGGACCATGCGCTGGGGCGGGGTGATCCTCGGATTGTTCATCGTCTGGCACATCCTCGACCTCACCACCCTCACCGTGAACCCCAACGCCGAGGAGGGACACCCGTACCAGAACCTGGTGGCGTCCTTCGACCGCTGGTACGTGAGCGCCTTCTACATCGCCGCGATGCTCGCCCTCGGCCTGCACATCCGGCACGGCTTCTGGAGCGCCGCCCAGACGCTGGGCGCCAACTCGCCGCGCCGGGACCGGGTGTTCAAGGCGCTCGCCAACGGGCTGGCCGCCCTGCTGACCCTCGGCTTCCTCGCCGTCCCGATCGGCGTGCTGACAGGAATCGTGAGCTGA
- a CDS encoding fumarate reductase/succinate dehydrogenase flavoprotein subunit → MSHHEDHGVRRTTGDVHARWTTGDPIADTKAPDGPIAERWDRRRFEARLVNPANRRKQTVIVVGTGLAGGAAGATLAEQGYHVVQFCYQDSPRRAHSIAAQGGINAAKNYRNDGDSVHRLFYDTVKGGDFRARESNVHRLAQVSVEIIDQCVAQGVPFAREYGGLLDTRSFGGVQVSRTFYARGQTGQQLLLGAYQALSRQITAGNVEMHPRTEMLDLIVVDGRARGIVARDLITGAVRTYSADAVVLATGGYGNVFHLSTNAKNSNATAIWRAHRRGAYFANPCFTQIHPTCIPRSGDHQSKLTLMSESLRNDGRIWVPKAKGDTRPPAEIPEDERDYYLERIYPSFGNLVPRDIASRAAKNVCDEGRGVGPGGQGVYLDFADAIRRMGRKAVEAKYGNLFEMYERITAEDPYEVPMRIYPAIHYTMGGLWVDYDLQTTVPGLFAIGEANFSDHGANRLGASALMQGLADGYFVLPSTINDYLARHPHAPVPEDHPAVTEAVGEATDRLARLLSVDGDRTPDSFHRELGELLWDECGMARTESGLRKALDRIPSLREEFWRRIKVPGTGEELNQSLEKANRIVDYLELAELMCLDALHRTESCGGHFREESQTPEGEAARRDDEFSYAAAWEFTGTGAPPVLHKEELTFEYVHPTQRSYA, encoded by the coding sequence ATGTCCCACCACGAGGACCACGGCGTCCGTCGGACCACCGGCGACGTCCACGCCCGCTGGACCACCGGCGACCCGATCGCCGACACCAAGGCCCCCGACGGGCCGATAGCCGAGCGCTGGGACCGCCGCCGGTTCGAGGCCAGGCTCGTCAACCCGGCCAACCGCCGCAAGCAGACCGTCATCGTCGTCGGCACCGGCCTGGCGGGCGGCGCGGCCGGCGCCACCCTCGCCGAACAGGGCTACCACGTCGTCCAGTTCTGCTACCAGGACTCGCCGCGCCGGGCGCACTCCATCGCCGCCCAGGGCGGCATCAACGCGGCGAAGAACTACCGCAACGACGGCGACTCCGTCCACCGCCTCTTCTACGACACCGTCAAGGGCGGCGACTTCCGGGCCCGCGAGTCCAACGTGCACCGCCTCGCCCAGGTCTCCGTCGAGATCATCGACCAGTGCGTGGCCCAGGGCGTGCCGTTCGCCCGCGAGTACGGCGGCCTGCTCGACACCCGCTCGTTCGGCGGCGTCCAGGTGTCGCGGACGTTCTACGCCCGCGGCCAGACGGGCCAGCAGCTGCTGCTCGGCGCGTACCAGGCGCTGTCCCGGCAGATCACGGCCGGGAACGTCGAGATGCACCCGCGCACGGAGATGCTCGACCTGATCGTCGTGGACGGGCGGGCGCGCGGCATCGTCGCCCGCGACCTGATCACGGGCGCGGTGCGCACGTACTCCGCCGACGCCGTGGTCCTGGCCACCGGCGGCTACGGCAACGTCTTCCACCTCTCGACGAACGCCAAGAACTCCAACGCCACGGCCATCTGGCGGGCGCACCGGCGCGGCGCGTACTTCGCCAACCCCTGCTTCACCCAGATCCACCCCACCTGCATCCCGCGCTCCGGCGACCACCAGTCCAAGCTGACGCTGATGAGCGAGTCGCTGCGCAACGACGGCCGGATCTGGGTGCCGAAGGCGAAGGGCGACACGCGCCCGCCGGCGGAGATCCCGGAGGACGAGCGCGACTACTACCTGGAGCGGATCTACCCGTCCTTCGGCAACCTCGTCCCGCGCGACATCGCCTCGCGCGCCGCGAAGAACGTCTGCGACGAGGGGCGCGGCGTCGGCCCGGGCGGGCAGGGCGTCTACCTGGACTTCGCGGACGCGATCCGGCGGATGGGCCGGAAGGCGGTGGAGGCGAAGTACGGCAACCTCTTCGAGATGTACGAGCGGATCACCGCCGAGGACCCGTACGAGGTGCCGATGCGCATCTACCCGGCGATCCATTACACGATGGGCGGTCTGTGGGTCGATTACGACCTCCAGACGACCGTTCCGGGGCTGTTCGCGATCGGCGAGGCCAACTTCTCGGACCACGGCGCCAACCGGCTCGGCGCGTCCGCCCTGATGCAGGGCCTGGCCGACGGCTACTTCGTCCTGCCGTCGACGATCAACGACTACCTGGCCCGGCACCCGCACGCCCCCGTCCCCGAGGACCACCCGGCGGTGACGGAGGCGGTGGGCGAGGCGACGGACCGCCTGGCCCGCCTCCTGTCCGTCGACGGCGACCGCACTCCGGACTCGTTCCACCGCGAGCTGGGCGAACTGCTGTGGGACGAGTGCGGCATGGCGCGCACGGAGAGCGGCCTGCGCAAGGCGCTGGACCGCATCCCCTCGCTGCGGGAGGAGTTCTGGCGCCGGATCAAGGTCCCCGGCACGGGCGAGGAGCTCAACCAGTCCCTGGAGAAGGCCAACCGGATCGTCGACTACCTGGAACTGGCCGAGCTGATGTGCCTGGACGCGCTGCACCGCACCGAGTCCTGCGGCGGCCACTTCCGCGAGGAGAGCCAGACGCCAGAGGGGGAGGCCGCGCGCAGGGACGACGAGTTCTCGTACGCGGCCGCCTGGGAGTTCACCGGGACGGGTGCCCCGCCGGTGCTCCACAAGGAAGAGCTGACCTTCGAATACGTCCACCCCACCCAGCGGAGCTACGCGTGA
- a CDS encoding succinate dehydrogenase/fumarate reductase iron-sulfur subunit, which translates to MNLTLRIWRQRTPEEPGAMRTYEVKGISEDMSFLEMLDHLNEELILAGDEPVAFDHDCREGICGACGMVINGAAHGPERTTTCQLHMRHFSDGDTIDVEPWRAAAFPVVKDLVVDRSAFDRIIGAGGYVSVPTGSAPEAHATPVPKPTADLAFEHAECIGCGACVAACPNGSAMLFTSAKVVHLNVLPQGAPERESRVLDMVDTMDAQGFGGCTNTGECATACPKGIPLTAIGRMNREYLRASVKGRGR; encoded by the coding sequence GTGAACCTCACCCTGCGCATCTGGCGCCAGCGCACCCCCGAGGAGCCGGGCGCCATGCGGACCTACGAGGTGAAGGGCATCAGCGAGGACATGTCCTTCCTGGAGATGCTCGACCACCTCAACGAGGAGCTGATCCTCGCCGGCGACGAACCCGTCGCCTTCGACCACGACTGCCGCGAGGGCATCTGCGGCGCCTGCGGCATGGTCATCAACGGCGCGGCGCACGGCCCGGAGCGCACCACGACCTGCCAGCTCCACATGCGCCACTTCTCCGACGGCGACACCATCGACGTCGAGCCGTGGCGGGCCGCCGCCTTCCCGGTCGTGAAGGACCTGGTCGTCGACCGCTCGGCGTTCGACCGCATCATCGGCGCCGGCGGCTACGTCTCCGTCCCCACCGGCTCCGCCCCCGAGGCCCACGCCACCCCCGTCCCCAAGCCGACCGCCGACCTCGCCTTCGAACACGCCGAGTGCATAGGCTGCGGCGCCTGCGTCGCCGCCTGCCCCAACGGCTCCGCCATGCTCTTCACCTCCGCGAAGGTCGTCCACCTCAACGTCCTCCCCCAGGGCGCCCCGGAGCGGGAGTCCCGCGTCCTCGACATGGTCGACACCATGGACGCCCAGGGCTTCGGCGGCTGCACCAACACCGGCGAATGCGCCACGGCCTGCCCCAAGGGCATCCCCCTGACGGCGATCGGCCGCATGAACCGCGAGTACTTGCGGGCTTCGGTGAAGGGGCGGGGGAGGTAG
- a CDS encoding DUF1707 domain-containing protein, producing MSELPPVSGDDGSVRASHRERDAVVERLNEAAAEGRLDFAELAERVERALGARTHGELAALTADLPVLPGADPARPLTLKGGLHGAKREGRWQVPARIVAHGGMGGVVLDFTAAECRLPEVAVEAEGGMGGVVLIVPEGWGVNTDGMEGGVKDKTATTPRLPGTPLIRVSGTPGMAGVVVRHPKRRELRRSKRRAELAQG from the coding sequence ATGAGTGAGCTGCCGCCGGTCTCCGGCGATGACGGGTCCGTGCGTGCCTCCCACCGTGAGCGGGACGCGGTCGTGGAGCGGTTGAACGAGGCGGCGGCCGAAGGGCGGTTGGACTTCGCCGAGCTGGCCGAGCGGGTGGAGCGGGCACTCGGCGCGCGGACGCACGGCGAACTCGCCGCGCTCACCGCCGACCTGCCCGTCCTGCCGGGTGCCGACCCCGCCAGGCCGCTGACGCTCAAGGGCGGTCTCCACGGCGCCAAGCGCGAAGGGCGCTGGCAGGTGCCCGCGCGGATCGTCGCCCACGGCGGCATGGGCGGCGTCGTCCTCGACTTCACCGCGGCCGAGTGCCGGCTGCCGGAGGTCGCGGTGGAGGCGGAAGGCGGCATGGGCGGCGTCGTGCTCATCGTCCCCGAGGGCTGGGGCGTGAACACCGACGGCATGGAGGGCGGGGTCAAGGACAAGACCGCGACCACCCCTCGCCTTCCCGGGACCCCGCTGATCCGCGTCAGCGGGACGCCGGGCATGGCGGGCGTCGTCGTCCGCCACCCCAAGCGGCGCGAACTGCGGCGGAGCAAGCGGCGCGCGGAGCTTGCGCAAGGGTGA
- a CDS encoding DJ-1/PfpI family protein, translating into MTSAVQPTRRGVLGAAGAGALAVGLTGAGGSAAAVSSYRGNRGDRSDRGDGRPADGGRGRTVAILLYDGFTALDAVGPYEMLCRLPGVRVVTVAHRPGPVRTDTGQLALTAERALADVRRADVLLVPGGGNRGTVATMEDRAVLNWVRLLHRRTTWTTSVCTGSLILGSAGLLKGLPATTYWASRPYLAKLGAVWTPGRFVEAGRIITAAGVSAGLDMGLHLAARLCGDATARATQLAVEYDPHPPFDSGSPEKADETTRRLALKLIDDAVVPAA; encoded by the coding sequence ATGACTTCGGCAGTACAGCCGACGCGTCGCGGGGTGCTGGGGGCGGCGGGCGCGGGGGCCCTCGCCGTGGGGCTCACCGGGGCGGGCGGGTCGGCCGCGGCCGTCTCGTCGTACCGGGGGAACCGGGGCGACCGGAGCGACCGCGGCGATGGCCGTCCGGCGGACGGCGGCCGAGGCAGAACGGTCGCGATCCTGCTCTACGACGGCTTCACCGCGCTGGACGCGGTCGGCCCCTACGAGATGCTCTGCCGCCTGCCCGGCGTCCGTGTCGTCACCGTCGCCCACCGCCCGGGTCCCGTGCGCACGGACACCGGGCAGCTCGCCCTGACCGCCGAGCGGGCCCTCGCGGACGTACGCCGCGCCGACGTCCTCCTCGTCCCCGGCGGCGGCAACCGCGGCACCGTCGCCACCATGGAGGACCGGGCGGTCCTGAACTGGGTCCGCCTCCTGCACCGCCGTACGACGTGGACCACCTCCGTCTGCACCGGCTCGCTGATCCTCGGCTCCGCCGGGCTGCTGAAGGGGCTGCCCGCGACGACGTACTGGGCCTCGCGCCCCTACCTGGCGAAGCTCGGCGCCGTCTGGACGCCCGGCCGCTTCGTCGAGGCGGGCCGGATCATCACGGCGGCCGGCGTCTCGGCCGGTCTCGACATGGGCCTCCACCTCGCCGCCCGCCTCTGCGGCGACGCCACCGCCCGGGCCACGCAGCTCGCCGTCGAGTACGACCCGCACCCGCCGTTCGACTCCGGCAGCCCGGAGAAGGCGGACGAGACGACGCGGCGGCTCGCGCTCAAGCTGATCGACGACGCGGTGGTCCCGGCGGCCTGA
- a CDS encoding hydrophobin family protein, with translation MDLKKKMTAGRLAGLSAATALLLHPLVAGQALAADGSTTPMRCRSVGTARDADVASVLQPLGVHLQNPDTPVGLSCTPTRNGGPDVNFCAGKDPVHGIAVIGRRPMGHTCP, from the coding sequence GTGGACCTGAAGAAGAAGATGACCGCAGGCCGCCTCGCCGGCCTTTCGGCCGCCACCGCACTCCTCCTGCACCCGCTCGTCGCCGGGCAGGCGCTCGCGGCCGACGGTTCCACGACGCCCATGCGCTGCCGGAGCGTCGGCACCGCGCGGGACGCCGACGTGGCGTCCGTCCTCCAGCCCCTCGGCGTCCACCTGCAGAACCCGGACACTCCGGTCGGCCTGTCGTGCACTCCCACCCGCAACGGCGGTCCCGACGTCAACTTCTGCGCGGGCAAGGACCCGGTCCACGGCATCGCCGTCATCGGCCGCCGCCCCATGGGCCACACCTGCCCCTGA
- a CDS encoding glycosyltransferase: MRVLLSTIGTRGEVQPMVALATALRALGAEARLCVPPDFREWVEGLGFPVVPIGPALRGTASGHGFRPTPERLRELAEGTVVTQFATLPEAARGCDAVVAGGGLQFAARSVAEAAGVRYVHVSYCPVTLPSPHHAPPPLALQGRPLAPDTADRRALWAEDADHVNATFRKALDSGRAEAFGLPPVGDVRGHTLGDQPWLAADPVLGPWPGGDVLGTAGPPWQPGAWLLPDDTPLSPALEDFLAAGEPPVYFGFGSIRATPGLPEAMIGAARAVGRRALVSRGWAGLSLVDDAEDCFLVGDVNQRALFPRVAAVVHHGGAGTTTAAASAGAPQVVAPQMYDQHYWARRVHELGVGAAHPPAPPTAGSLAAALRHALHPDTAARARTVAAAVRADGARRAAECLLAGAEGE; this comes from the coding sequence ATGCGCGTACTGCTGTCGACCATCGGGACGCGGGGCGAGGTGCAGCCGATGGTGGCGCTGGCCACCGCGCTCCGGGCGCTCGGCGCGGAGGCGCGCCTGTGCGTGCCGCCGGACTTCCGGGAGTGGGTGGAGGGGCTGGGGTTCCCCGTGGTGCCCATCGGTCCCGCGTTGCGCGGCACCGCCTCCGGCCACGGCTTCCGCCCCACGCCGGAACGGTTGCGGGAGCTGGCGGAGGGCACGGTCGTCACGCAGTTCGCCACGCTGCCGGAGGCGGCGCGGGGCTGCGACGCCGTCGTGGCGGGCGGGGGTCTGCAGTTCGCCGCCCGCTCGGTGGCGGAAGCGGCCGGCGTCCGCTACGTCCACGTCTCGTACTGTCCGGTGACCCTCCCCTCCCCGCACCACGCCCCTCCCCCGCTGGCCCTCCAGGGCAGGCCGCTCGCCCCGGACACCGCCGACCGCCGCGCCCTCTGGGCCGAGGACGCCGACCACGTCAACGCCACCTTCCGCAAGGCCCTCGACTCCGGCCGGGCGGAGGCGTTCGGCCTGCCGCCGGTCGGCGACGTACGCGGGCACACGCTCGGCGACCAGCCGTGGCTCGCCGCCGATCCGGTGCTGGGGCCGTGGCCCGGCGGGGACGTCCTGGGTACGGCGGGCCCGCCCTGGCAGCCGGGCGCCTGGCTGCTCCCCGACGACACCCCGCTCTCCCCCGCCCTGGAGGACTTCCTCGCCGCCGGCGAACCACCCGTCTATTTCGGCTTCGGCAGCATCCGCGCCACCCCCGGCCTCCCCGAGGCGATGATCGGCGCGGCCCGCGCGGTCGGCCGGCGGGCGCTCGTGTCGCGCGGCTGGGCCGGGTTGTCCCTCGTGGACGACGCCGAGGACTGCTTCCTCGTCGGCGACGTCAACCAGCGCGCCCTGTTCCCCCGCGTCGCGGCCGTCGTCCACCACGGCGGCGCGGGGACGACCACGGCCGCCGCGTCGGCCGGGGCGCCCCAGGTCGTCGCCCCGCAGATGTACGACCAGCACTACTGGGCCCGTCGCGTCCACGAACTCGGCGTCGGCGCCGCGCACCCGCCCGCCCCGCCGACCGCCGGCTCCCTCGCCGCCGCCCTCCGGCACGCCCTCCACCCGGACACGGCCGCCCGCGCCCGTACCGTCGCCGCCGCGGTCCGCGCGGACGGCGCCCGGCGCGCGGCGGAATGCCTGCTGGCGGGGGCGGAAGGGGAGTGA